The Glycine max cultivar Williams 82 chromosome 12, Glycine_max_v4.0, whole genome shotgun sequence genome window below encodes:
- the LOC100787587 gene encoding Nicotianamine aminotransferase 1-like (The RefSeq protein has 1 substitution compared to this genomic sequence) has translation MEDGSEKWNFQGNKKLNASSISVRGVYNMLMERVNNSRDKKPLVPLCRVDPTENPLFRTTPEATDSVSTAVNSYNFNCYPPTVGLPDAKRAIANYLSSDLPYQLSPENVFLTIGGTQAIDIILPALARSDANILLPRPGYPQYDSRASCCLLEVRHFDLLPERGWEVDLDSLESQADENTVAMVLINPSNPCGNVFTYQHLKRVAEIARKLGIFVISDEVYAHVTYGSNPFVPMGVFSSIVPVITIGSLSKRWLVPGWRTGWIATCDPHGIFQKTGVVKSIISYLEITTDPPTFLQAAIPEILGETKDDFLSKNLNILRETANIFYDLCKEIPCLTCPHKPEGAMCVMVEINFSQIKDIVDDMDFCAKLAEEESVLLLPGVTVGLKNWLRISFAVDTSNLVEGLSRIKAFCLRYAKMP, from the exons ATGGAGGATGGAAGTGAGAAATGGAATTTTCAGGGGAACAAGAAGCTGAATGCTTCATCCATCTCTGTGAGAGGGGTCTATAACATGTTGATGGAGAGAGTCAACAATAGCCGAGACAAGAAACCTTTGGTTCCTCTCTGTCGTGTAGATCCCACCGAGAACCCATTGTTTCGGACTACCCCAGAAGCTACTGATTCTGTTTCAACTGCTGTTAACTCCTATAACTTCAACTGTTACCCTCCCACCGTTGGCTTACCTGATGCAAAGAG GGCTATTGCAAATTATCTCTCTTCTGATCTTCCATACCAATTATCACCAGAGAATGTTTTTCTCACCATCGGTGGCACACAAGCTATAGATATAATCTTGCCTGCCCTTGCACGTTCTGATGCCAACATTCTCCTTCCAAGACCAGGGTACCCGCAATATGATTCTCGTGCTAGTTGTTGTCTCCTCGAAGTACGACATTTTGATCTTTTGCCCGAGAGAGGTTGGGAGGTTGACCTTGATTCCCTTGAATCTCAAGCAGATGAAAACACAGTGGCCATGGTCCTCATCAATCCTAGCAATCCATGTGGAAATGTCTTCACATACCAACATTTAAAAAGG GTTGCTGAAATTGCTAGGAAACTTGGAATCTTTGTCATTTCTGATGAAGTTTATGCCCATGTAACTTATGGAAGCAATCCATTTGTTCCCATGGGGGTGTTTTCTTCAATAGTTCCGGTCATTACAATTGGATCTTTATCAAAGAGATGGTTAGTTCCTGGTTGGAGAACTGGTTGGATAGCCACATGTGACCCTCATGGAATTTTTCAGAAAACTGGG GTTGTGAAAAGTATCATCAGTTATTTGGAGATCACAACTGACCCTCCAACCTTCTTGCAG GCAGCAATACCTGAAATCCTTGGCAAAACAAAAGATGATTTCCTTTCAAAAAATCTTAATATACTGAGGGAGACTGCAAACATATTCTATGATTTATGTAAGGAGATCCCTTGCTTAACATGCCCTCACAAACCAGAAGGAGCAATGTGTGTCATG GTGGAGATTAACTTCTCACAAATTAAGGACATTGTTGATGATATGGATTTCTGTGCCAAGCTAGCTGAAGAGGAATCTGTCCTTCTTCTTCCag GTGTCACGGTTGGACTGAAGAATTGGCTTCGAATTAGTTTTGCTGTCGACACTTCTAATCTTGTAGAAGGCCTTAGCAGGATAAAAGCATTTTGCCTTCGATATGCAAAGATGCCATGA
- the LOC100777074 gene encoding reticulon-like protein B17 — MDSSSHQQNPCLLIADKQTQHQDHPLPLSPLATPTKSPSPAVPRNTSPPPEFPDSAGVRRRCKTRAPQTASPRNPRKSRRRSELEIREEKDSIFLEEVGKPRKRRQTARTKKEKPNSAPPSTPSPKSEEENGGDFDRVGQVVSDLIMWKNSSKSTFWFGFGSLCLVSSCFTQGLNFSIFSALSQLGILLSGVSFFSNSICQRNEVEEKREIKLKEDDISRLAKLILPALNFALSRMRALFSGEPSMTLKVVPFLLLGAEYGHLITIWRLCAIGFLVSFSVPKLYSCYTAQINQRAEGLKSWLLDTWSACTRKKKVMASALMAFWNLSSIKTRIFTVFILLVLCRYLRQHVVLQLEDGEAQVGEKEQQKDLVMAELEEKEPQQALVVREQGRQN, encoded by the exons ATGGATTCTTCTTCCCATCAGCAAAACCCTTGTCTCCTCATTGCAGACAAACAAACCCAACACCAAGACCACCCTCTTCCCCTGTCCCCTCTCGCAACCCCCACCAAATCCCCATCCCCCGCCGTCCCTCGCAACACCTCGCCGCCGCCGGAGTTTCCAGATTCCGCGGGGGTGCGCCGCCGCTGCAAAACCAGAGCACCCCAAACTGCGTCCCCGAGGAACCCTCGCAAATCGCGGCGGCGCTCCGAGCTCGAGATTCGAGAAGAAAAAGATTCAATCTTTCTCGAAGAGGTCGGAAAACCCAGAAAGAGAAGACAAACCGCGCGAACTAAGAAGGAGAAACCTAACTCTGCTCCGCCTTCAACCCCATCTCCAA AGAGCGAAGAAGAAAATGGTGGTGATTTCGACCGTGTTGGGCAGGTTGTGAGTGATTTGATCATGTGGAAGAATTCGTCAAAGTCAACCTTTTGGTTTGGGTTTGGTTCTCTTTGTCTCGTATCTTCGTGCTTTACTCAAGGACTCAACTTTAG tatCTTCTCGGCCTTGTCGCAATTGGGGATTCTCTTATCGGGTGTTTCGTTTTTCTCGAATTCGATTTGTCAAAG AAATGAGGTTGAAGAGAAGAGGGAAATCAAGCTGAAAGAGGATGACATTTCGCGTCTTGCGAAATTAATTCTTCCTGCTCTGAATTTTGCTCTTTCAAGGATGAGAGCACTGTTCTCGGGAGAACCATCCATGACCCTCAAA GTAGTTCCTTTTCTTCTACTAGGAGCGGAGTATGGCCACTTAATTACTATCTGGAGGCTGTGTGCCATTG GATTTCTTGTCAGCTTCAGTGTCCCCAAGCTTTATTCTTGCTACACTGCTCAGATAAACCAGAGAG CTGAGGGCTTGAAATCATGGTTGTTGGACACATGGAGTGCTTGCACTcgcaagaagaaagtgatggcATCAGCACTCATGGCCTTCTGGAATCTATCTTCAATAAAAACTCGAATCTTCACAG TTTTTATATTGCTCGTACTATGTAGATATTTAAGGCAGCATGTGGTACTGCAATTAGAAGATGGAGAAGCACAAGTAGGAGAGAAGGAACAGCAAAAAGATTTGGTGATGGCAGAACTAGAGGAGAAGGAACCACAACAGGCATTAGTTGTTAGGGAACAAGGGCGCCAAAACTAG
- the LOC100788117 gene encoding uncharacterized protein At4g28440, whose product MATPATTKRKPVFVKVDQLKPGTNGHTLTVKVVSSKPVKTVSTRGGRPTVLAARPSRIAECLVGDETGTIIFTARNEQVDHMNAGATVILRNAKIDMFKGSMRLAVDKWGRIEPTDPANFDVKEDNNLSLVEYELVNVVEE is encoded by the exons ATGGCGACACCAGCGACGACGAAGCGAAAACCGGTGTTCGTGAAGGTGGATCAGTTAAAACCTGGCACCAACGGCCACACACTGACGGTGAAGGTGGTCAGTTCCAAGCCGGTGAAGACGGTGAGCACCCGCGGCGGTCGACCGACGGTGCTAGCCGCGCGCCCGTCGCGCATTGCCGAGTGCCTCGTCGGCGACGAAACCGGAACCATAATCTTCACCGCTCGCAACGAACAGG TGGACCATATGAATGCTGGCGCAACTGTAATTCTGCGTAATGCAAAGATTGACATGTTCAAGGGATCTATGAGACTTGCAGTGGATAAATGGGGGCGTATTGAGCCCACAGACCCCGCAAATTTTGACGTTAAAGAGGATAACAACCTTTCGTTAGTTGAATATGAATTAGTGAATGTTGTTGAAGAGTGA